A genomic window from Synechococcus sp. CBW1107 includes:
- a CDS encoding DUF3955 domain-containing protein — MNLSARIALLALAGAIATGSAYRLQGQRIDENGILHEPFALVPITYLLIAVSGLSAVLSVACRKQ, encoded by the coding sequence ATGAACCTCTCCGCGCGGATCGCCCTCCTCGCCCTGGCTGGGGCCATCGCCACCGGCAGCGCCTACAGGCTGCAGGGCCAGAGGATTGATGAGAACGGGATCCTGCATGAGCCATTCGCGCTGGTCCCGATCACCTACCTCCTGATCGCCGTCTCCGGCTTGAGCGCGGTATTGAGTGTGGCCTGTCGGAAGCAATGA
- a CDS encoding AAA family ATPase, translating to MTIRHLALSGYRSLQNVVLPLDRLTLVTGANGSGKSNLQRALNLIVAAARGEMVGALAREGGLPAVMWAGPERLSREMRQGERRVQGGPRQQAVRLRLGFAADPFSYAIELGYPQERQTAFALDPALKGEWIWAGGSFHPRAVLSSTRGQDDPDRSLFQSGADPQEQPEVHVLREQILSWRFYDGFRTDAGAPARQPRVGTRCFALAGDGGDLPAAVQTILESGDGDGLQQAIADAFPGCHLSVTTEAGLFRLRFHQPGLLRPLDASELSDGTLRYVLLTVALLSPRLPPLLVLNEPESSLHPDLLAPLARLIRSAAERTQVWVIAHAPELIGALAAQDHCHHVQLQREMGATVVQGQTTLERGAWRWPG from the coding sequence ATGACGATCCGCCATCTCGCCCTGAGCGGCTACCGCTCCCTGCAGAACGTGGTGCTTCCCCTCGACCGGTTGACGCTGGTGACGGGGGCCAACGGCAGCGGCAAGTCGAATCTGCAGCGGGCCCTGAACCTGATCGTCGCCGCTGCCCGCGGTGAGATGGTGGGGGCCCTGGCCCGGGAGGGGGGCCTGCCGGCGGTGATGTGGGCCGGCCCGGAAAGGCTGAGCCGGGAGATGCGGCAGGGGGAGCGGCGGGTGCAGGGCGGCCCTCGCCAGCAGGCGGTGCGCCTGCGTCTGGGCTTCGCGGCTGATCCCTTCTCCTATGCGATCGAGCTGGGCTACCCCCAGGAGCGGCAGACGGCCTTCGCGCTCGATCCGGCCCTGAAGGGCGAATGGATCTGGGCCGGTGGCAGCTTTCATCCCCGCGCCGTGCTGAGCAGCACCCGGGGCCAGGACGATCCCGACCGGAGCCTGTTCCAGAGCGGCGCCGACCCGCAGGAGCAGCCCGAGGTGCATGTGCTGCGCGAGCAGATCCTCAGCTGGCGCTTCTACGACGGCTTCCGCACCGATGCCGGCGCGCCGGCGCGGCAACCGCGGGTGGGCACACGCTGCTTCGCCCTGGCGGGCGACGGCGGCGACCTGCCGGCGGCGGTGCAGACGATCCTGGAGAGCGGCGACGGCGACGGGTTGCAGCAGGCCATCGCGGATGCCTTCCCCGGTTGCCACCTGAGCGTGACCACGGAGGCGGGGCTGTTCCGGCTGCGCTTCCATCAGCCGGGTCTGCTGCGACCGCTGGACGCCTCGGAACTGTCGGACGGCACGCTGCGCTACGTGCTGCTGACGGTGGCGCTGCTCAGCCCGCGCCTGCCGCCCCTGCTGGTGCTCAACGAACCGGAGAGCAGCCTCCACCCCGATCTGCTGGCGCCGCTGGCGCGGCTGATCCGTTCAGCGGCGGAACGGACTCAGGTGTGGGTGATCGCCCATGCCCCGGAACTGATCGGCGCGCTGGCCGCTCAGGACCACTGCCACCACGTCCAGCTGCAGCGTGAGATGGGGGCGACGGTGGTGCAGGGGCAGACCACCCTGGAGCGCGGCGCCTGGCGCTGGCCGGGGTGA
- a CDS encoding YdiU family protein, translated as MMLSASGPGPDGSTPGRPLTTTLQTTVPTTGPITTFADFAQRADYSLLESLKADPQATADGHDHQPRQVFSGHYVPVMPTPLPAPDYVAHSRTLFHDLGLGDALAHDDQFRRLFSGDITAAQGPMRPYGWATGYALSIYGSEYIQQCPFGTGNGYGDGRAISVFEGVFNGRRWEMQLKGGGPTPYCRGADGRAVLRSSVREFLAQEFMHALGVPTSRSLTLYVSRAETVRRPWYSPNSRSFDPDILVDNPAAITTRVAPSFLRVGQLELFARRARSGAHPEARNELQMIVQHLIERNYRPEIDPSLEFSDQLVELAELFRGRLTALVAKWIRVGYCQGNFNSDNCAAGGYTLDYGPFGFCELFDPRFQPWTGGGEHFCFFNQPVAAEANYQMFWAAIRLLLEGNPEALARLDQIRDGFAEAMNQEMEAMWARKLGLLTYDATLVNELLQLMVSSKVDYTIFFRRLSDLPEHLSALKESFYVSSSEELDAQWTQWLQRWRDQITANGDLSETSAAMKRVNPAITWREWLIAPAYEQAAQGDTTLIQELQEVFRHPYDELSEELAAQYDRLKPREFFNAGGLSHYSCSS; from the coding sequence ATGATGCTCTCAGCCTCAGGGCCAGGCCCAGACGGCTCAACACCCGGGAGACCTTTGACGACCACACTGCAGACCACAGTGCCGACGACAGGGCCGATCACCACGTTCGCGGACTTTGCCCAACGGGCCGACTATTCATTGCTGGAGTCCCTGAAGGCGGATCCCCAGGCCACCGCTGATGGCCACGATCACCAGCCCCGCCAGGTGTTCTCCGGTCACTATGTGCCGGTGATGCCCACGCCGCTTCCGGCGCCGGACTACGTGGCGCACAGCAGAACTCTCTTCCATGACCTGGGCCTGGGCGATGCGCTGGCCCACGACGACCAGTTCCGCCGTCTGTTTTCCGGCGACATCACGGCGGCGCAGGGGCCGATGCGGCCATATGGCTGGGCTACCGGCTATGCCCTCTCGATCTACGGCAGCGAATACATCCAGCAGTGCCCGTTCGGCACCGGCAACGGCTACGGCGATGGCCGGGCCATTTCCGTGTTCGAAGGCGTGTTCAACGGCCGGCGCTGGGAGATGCAACTGAAAGGCGGCGGCCCCACGCCCTACTGCCGTGGCGCCGATGGACGCGCCGTGCTCCGCTCCAGCGTGCGCGAGTTTCTGGCGCAGGAGTTCATGCACGCCCTGGGGGTTCCCACCTCCCGCTCGCTGACGCTGTACGTGTCGCGAGCGGAAACCGTCCGCCGGCCCTGGTATTCCCCGAACTCCCGCTCGTTTGATCCCGACATCCTGGTGGACAACCCGGCCGCGATCACCACACGGGTGGCCCCATCCTTTCTGCGGGTGGGCCAGCTGGAGCTGTTCGCCCGTCGTGCCCGCAGCGGTGCCCATCCGGAGGCGCGCAACGAGCTGCAGATGATCGTTCAGCACCTGATCGAGCGGAACTACCGGCCGGAGATTGACCCGAGCCTGGAGTTCAGCGATCAGCTGGTGGAGCTGGCGGAATTGTTCCGCGGACGGCTCACCGCGCTGGTGGCGAAATGGATCCGCGTGGGCTACTGCCAGGGCAATTTCAACAGCGACAACTGCGCCGCCGGTGGCTACACCCTCGACTACGGCCCCTTCGGCTTCTGCGAACTGTTCGATCCCCGCTTCCAGCCCTGGACCGGCGGCGGCGAGCATTTCTGCTTCTTCAACCAACCGGTGGCGGCCGAAGCCAACTACCAGATGTTCTGGGCCGCCATCCGGCTGCTGCTGGAGGGCAACCCGGAGGCCTTGGCGCGGCTGGATCAGATCCGGGACGGCTTCGCGGAGGCGATGAACCAGGAGATGGAGGCCATGTGGGCCCGCAAGCTCGGCCTGCTCACCTACGACGCCACGCTGGTGAACGAGCTGCTGCAGCTGATGGTGAGCTCCAAGGTGGATTACACGATCTTCTTTCGCAGGCTCTCTGACCTCCCCGAGCATCTCTCAGCTCTGAAAGAGAGCTTCTATGTGTCGAGTTCCGAAGAACTCGATGCGCAATGGACTCAGTGGTTGCAACGCTGGCGGGATCAGATCACGGCCAACGGCGATCTCAGCGAGACCTCCGCAGCGATGAAACGCGTCAACCCGGCCATCACCTGGCGCGAATGGCTGATCGCCCCCGCCTATGAACAGGCGGCGCAAGGGGACACCACCCTGATCCAGGAACTTCAGGAGGTGTTCCGCCATCCCTACGACGAGCTGTCTGAGGAGCTGGCGGCCCAGTACGACCGCCTGAAGCCCAGGGAGTTCTTCAACGCCGGTGGGCTGTCGCACTACAGCTGTTCGTCGTGA
- a CDS encoding DUF5615 family PIN-like protein, giving the protein MTLRLLLDENLSERLIPLLAARFPESQHIRLLGLGGANDRKLWELARRDGYVLVTKDEDFLLLSVNRGCPPKVVCLAIGNASNAETAAFLLRHAGAIERFAVHPEAGFLLLDRSIPT; this is encoded by the coding sequence TTGACCCTGCGCCTGCTGCTGGATGAGAACCTCTCCGAGCGGCTGATTCCGTTGCTGGCAGCACGGTTCCCAGAGAGCCAGCACATTCGCCTTCTGGGTCTTGGTGGAGCGAACGATCGGAAACTCTGGGAGCTGGCTCGCCGTGATGGCTACGTGCTCGTCACCAAGGACGAAGATTTCCTGCTTCTAAGCGTCAACCGCGGCTGCCCTCCCAAGGTGGTGTGCCTCGCCATCGGCAATGCCAGCAATGCCGAAACGGCTGCGTTCCTATTGCGTCACGCTGGTGCGATTGAGCGCTTCGCGGTTCACCCAGAGGCTGGATTCCTTCTCCTGGATCGAAGCATTCCGACTTGA
- a CDS encoding DUF433 domain-containing protein, producing the protein MNLLERITIDPAIRFGKPCVRGTRLTVGDVLGSLASGRSEADLLQDFPQLTHEDVLACLAFAAERERRLMTTCPAA; encoded by the coding sequence ATGAACCTTCTGGAACGCATCACCATCGATCCGGCCATTCGCTTCGGCAAGCCGTGCGTTCGGGGAACCCGCCTCACAGTGGGTGATGTGCTGGGATCCCTGGCCAGCGGCCGCAGCGAAGCGGACCTGCTCCAGGACTTCCCCCAGCTCACCCATGAGGATGTGCTGGCCTGTCTGGCCTTTGCCGCAGAGCGGGAACGACGGCTGATGACCACTTGTCCGGCAGCTTGA
- a CDS encoding DUF3427 domain-containing protein: MPDQAPSPGLYQQLLTEGLEEHLRDLQATLVDTDSLDPQEAPRLLARHLAGLARIALAHLSGGATPEHQLALVNQLVGLLQSQAPRAISTGDLLHPSTRLLSEIRSTALLPGQAATIRPLIPLADSTLLVNASGEPSVGQALIHEIPSAQRIDLLCAFIKHSGLRLLQPALSEFLQGQPRRSLRVLTTVYLGATDRRALDWLVAHGAEVRVSYDTRRTRLHAKAWLFHRPGLSGASPASTAYIGSSNLSTAAMHDGLEWNVRLSAHDNEGILAKFQAAFESYWEEGEFEPYRASELEQHRFDRAVREESAGDSAADATPVSFFDIRPYAYQQEILDKLSAERSLHGRWRNLVVAATGTGKTVVAAIDYARQGGPGRPSLLFVAHRREILQQSLATFRQVLRDGSFGELLVDGQRPSQWRHVFASVQSLAGIDPAHLAPDTFAVVIVDEFHHAEAPSYQRWLAHLRPTLLLGLTATPERTGGEDILHWFDGRVAAELRLWSALEQGLLCPFHYFGLHDGTDLSRIEWRRNGYASEALSNLYTADDARLRLILRELADKVTNLAAMRALGFCVSVEHAHWMARKFVAAGLRAAALDASSPREQRAEQIRRLRSGELQILFAVDLFNEGLDIPEIDTVLFLRPTESAIVFLQQLGRGLRLCRGKSCLTVLDFIGQAHRNFRFDLRYRALLGGTRDQLEQQIKDGFPFLPAGCSLQLDRVSSERVLANLRESLPSRRPQLLAECRRVGRCSLAGVLEGLGMEVGEFYKVAGSWALLQRELGWLAAGELSGQPITEPTDDEKRLGRGIAGGLLHLDDPGRLRLYAEALQRPAPPDLAGFDAASERLWRMLMAQLWGSGRHHVPLAEALVRLWAAPALRPELVELFELLLERTDHLVAPLVWPVLGVDASAPPVPLRLHGRYSRAEVFAAFGLLNDSRPFPGREGVVFDEATRCDVFFVTLKKSERLFSPTTRYNDYAISPREFHWESQSLTRESSSTGQRYIHHQARGSRVLLFVREENKRGGVTLPFHCLGFADYVSHEGERPMAIRWRLQQPIPAAFYPELAVAV; encoded by the coding sequence ATGCCCGACCAGGCCCCATCCCCCGGCCTCTACCAGCAGCTCCTTACCGAGGGCCTGGAGGAGCATCTGCGCGACCTGCAGGCAACCCTGGTCGACACCGACAGCCTCGATCCCCAGGAAGCCCCGCGCCTGTTGGCCCGGCACCTGGCGGGTCTGGCCCGCATTGCCCTGGCGCACCTGAGCGGTGGTGCCACCCCTGAGCACCAACTGGCCCTGGTGAACCAACTGGTGGGCCTGCTCCAGAGCCAAGCACCCCGCGCCATCTCCACGGGCGACCTCCTTCACCCCTCCACCCGGCTGCTTTCGGAGATCCGATCCACGGCGCTCCTGCCCGGCCAGGCCGCCACCATCCGCCCGCTCATCCCCCTGGCCGACAGCACCCTGCTGGTGAACGCCAGCGGCGAACCGTCGGTGGGGCAGGCGCTGATCCACGAGATCCCCTCCGCCCAGCGGATCGACCTGCTCTGCGCCTTCATCAAGCACAGCGGCCTGCGCCTGCTCCAGCCTGCGCTGTCTGAGTTCCTGCAGGGCCAGCCCCGCCGCTCGTTGCGGGTGCTCACCACCGTCTACCTGGGCGCCACCGACCGCCGCGCCCTCGATTGGCTGGTGGCCCACGGCGCCGAGGTGCGCGTCAGCTACGACACCCGCCGCACCAGATTGCACGCCAAAGCCTGGCTGTTCCATCGGCCGGGCCTCTCGGGCGCATCCCCTGCCTCAACCGCCTACATCGGCTCCTCCAACCTCTCCACCGCCGCGATGCACGACGGCCTGGAGTGGAACGTGCGCCTCTCCGCCCACGACAACGAGGGTATCCTCGCCAAGTTCCAGGCCGCCTTTGAGAGCTACTGGGAGGAGGGCGAGTTCGAGCCCTACCGGGCCAGCGAACTGGAGCAGCACCGCTTTGATCGGGCTGTGCGCGAGGAGTCGGCGGGGGACTCGGCGGCGGACGCCACACCGGTCAGCTTCTTCGACATCCGCCCCTACGCCTACCAGCAGGAGATCCTCGACAAGCTGTCGGCCGAGCGCAGCCTCCATGGCCGCTGGCGCAACCTAGTGGTGGCCGCCACCGGCACGGGCAAAACCGTGGTCGCCGCCATCGATTACGCCCGCCAGGGCGGTCCGGGGCGCCCGAGCCTGCTGTTCGTGGCCCACCGGCGCGAAATCCTGCAGCAGAGCCTGGCCACCTTCCGCCAGGTGCTGCGCGATGGCTCCTTCGGCGAGCTGCTGGTGGATGGCCAGCGTCCCAGCCAGTGGCGCCATGTGTTCGCCTCCGTTCAGTCGCTCGCGGGGATCGATCCGGCACACCTGGCGCCGGACACGTTTGCCGTGGTGATCGTCGATGAGTTCCACCACGCCGAAGCCCCCAGCTACCAGCGCTGGCTGGCCCACCTGAGGCCGACCCTGCTGCTGGGCCTCACCGCCACCCCCGAGCGCACCGGCGGCGAGGACATCCTCCATTGGTTCGATGGCCGAGTCGCCGCCGAGCTGCGCCTCTGGAGCGCCTTGGAGCAGGGCCTGTTGTGCCCCTTCCACTACTTCGGCCTCCACGACGGCACGGATCTGTCGCGGATCGAATGGCGCCGCAACGGCTACGCCAGCGAGGCCCTGTCCAACCTCTACACCGCCGACGACGCCCGCCTGCGCCTGATCCTGCGCGAACTGGCAGACAAAGTCACCAACCTGGCGGCGATGCGGGCCCTGGGCTTCTGCGTCAGCGTGGAGCACGCCCATTGGATGGCCCGCAAGTTCGTGGCCGCCGGCCTGCGCGCCGCCGCCCTGGATGCCTCCAGCCCCCGCGAGCAGCGCGCCGAGCAGATCCGCCGCCTGCGCTCCGGCGAGCTGCAGATCCTGTTCGCGGTGGATCTGTTCAACGAAGGCCTCGACATCCCCGAGATCGACACGGTGCTGTTCCTGCGGCCCACCGAGAGCGCGATTGTGTTCCTGCAGCAGCTCGGCCGCGGTCTGCGCCTCTGCCGGGGCAAGAGCTGCCTCACGGTGCTGGATTTCATCGGCCAGGCCCACCGGAACTTCCGCTTCGACCTGCGCTACCGCGCCCTGCTCGGCGGCACCCGCGACCAGCTGGAACAGCAGATCAAGGACGGGTTTCCCTTCCTGCCAGCCGGCTGCAGCCTGCAGCTCGATCGGGTGTCGAGCGAGCGGGTGCTGGCGAACCTGCGCGAGTCGCTGCCCAGCCGGCGGCCCCAGCTGCTGGCGGAATGCCGCCGCGTTGGCCGCTGCTCGCTGGCGGGGGTGCTGGAGGGGCTGGGAATGGAGGTGGGGGAGTTTTACAAGGTGGCGGGGTCGTGGGCGTTGTTGCAGCGGGAGCTGGGGTGGTTGGCGGCGGGGGAGCTTTCGGGCCAGCCCATCACCGAGCCCACAGACGATGAGAAGCGCCTGGGCCGGGGCATCGCTGGCGGCCTGCTCCACCTGGATGACCCCGGTCGGCTGCGCCTCTACGCCGAAGCGCTGCAACGTCCCGCACCCCCCGATCTCGCCGGATTCGATGCCGCCAGCGAGCGCCTCTGGCGCATGCTGATGGCCCAGCTCTGGGGCAGCGGCCGGCATCACGTGCCCCTCGCCGAGGCCTTGGTGCGGCTCTGGGCCGCCCCGGCCCTCCGCCCCGAGCTGGTGGAGCTGTTCGAGCTCCTGCTGGAGCGCACCGACCACCTGGTGGCACCGCTCGTCTGGCCAGTCCTGGGCGTCGATGCGTCAGCCCCGCCCGTGCCCCTGCGCCTGCACGGCCGCTACTCCCGCGCCGAGGTGTTCGCCGCCTTCGGCTTGCTGAACGATTCGCGCCCCTTCCCCGGCCGCGAGGGCGTGGTCTTTGATGAGGCCACCCGTTGCGACGTGTTCTTCGTCACCCTCAAGAAGAGTGAGCGGTTGTTCTCCCCCACCACCCGCTACAACGACTACGCCATCTCCCCCCGTGAGTTCCACTGGGAGAGCCAGAGCCTCACCCGCGAATCCTCATCCACGGGGCAGCGTTACATCCACCACCAAGCGCGCGGCAGCCGGGTGCTGCTGTTCGTGCGCGAGGAGAACAAGCGGGGCGGTGTCACTCTGCCGTTTCATTGCCTGGGGTTCGCGGATTACGTGAGCCACGAAGGCGAGCGGCCGATGGCGATTCGCTGGCGGCTGCAGCAGCCGATCCCGGCGGCGTTCTATCCGGAGTTGGCGGTGGCGGTTTGA
- a CDS encoding IS5 family transposase yields MIDATLVPVPKQRNTREENKEVKAGRLPERWDENPDRLQQKDLDARWTKKNVISYYGYKNSICIDVDHGFILRYTVTPANIHDSQMLPRLLDPENEHDHVWADSAYSGECFEDLLSLGGFESLIHEKGARNHPLSDAAKELNRVKSSIRACVEHVFGYMTMSMGGKLTRKIGLERNDAWWGLKNLTFNFLRYLQRSSHIATVA; encoded by the coding sequence ATCATCGATGCAACTCTTGTTCCGGTTCCCAAGCAACGCAATACCCGCGAGGAGAACAAAGAAGTCAAAGCCGGGAGGCTGCCGGAGCGCTGGGATGAAAACCCAGATCGCTTGCAGCAGAAGGATCTAGATGCTCGCTGGACAAAAAAGAACGTCATCAGTTACTACGGTTACAAGAACAGCATCTGTATCGATGTCGACCATGGATTCATCCTCCGATATACTGTCACTCCTGCCAACATTCACGACAGTCAGATGCTTCCACGCTTGCTGGATCCAGAAAACGAACATGACCATGTTTGGGCAGACTCAGCGTATTCAGGTGAATGCTTTGAGGATCTTCTGAGTCTCGGTGGCTTTGAAAGTCTGATCCATGAAAAAGGCGCTCGCAATCATCCGCTCAGCGACGCAGCCAAGGAACTGAATCGTGTCAAGTCGTCAATCAGAGCTTGTGTGGAGCATGTCTTTGGCTACATGACTATGTCCATGGGTGGAAAACTGACAAGAAAGATTGGGCTAGAAAGGAATGATGCTTGGTGGGGCCTCAAGAACCTGACCTTCAACTTCCTTCGTTATCTCCAGCGCTCTTCCCATATAGCAACTGTCGCATGA
- a CDS encoding transposase, translating to MGQRGFWDEQQRVAKLKEKKPVLQRLSESIPWDSFRPLLDKGYVQERKTNAGRKRIDPLILFKILVLQQLFNLSDEELEFQVNDRRSFEEFVGLGVMNSIPDATTVAFFRERLRKAEVIEEFFEMFEAYLRSQGAPSPRWPDHRCNSCSGSQATQYPRGEQRSQSREAAGALG from the coding sequence GTGGGTCAGAGAGGGTTCTGGGACGAACAGCAAAGAGTCGCAAAGCTCAAGGAGAAGAAGCCGGTTCTTCAGCGACTTTCTGAATCGATCCCTTGGGATTCATTCCGGCCACTGCTTGACAAGGGCTATGTCCAGGAGCGAAAGACCAATGCAGGGCGTAAGAGGATTGATCCGCTGATCCTCTTCAAGATTCTCGTTCTCCAGCAGCTTTTCAACCTCAGCGATGAAGAGCTTGAATTTCAGGTGAATGACAGGCGCTCCTTTGAGGAGTTTGTCGGGCTTGGTGTGATGAACAGCATTCCTGATGCCACCACAGTCGCCTTCTTCAGAGAGCGACTGCGCAAGGCGGAAGTTATCGAGGAGTTCTTTGAGATGTTTGAGGCATACCTCCGCTCCCAGGGCGCTCCAAGCCCGCGGTGGCCAGATCATCGATGCAACTCTTGTTCCGGTTCCCAAGCAACGCAATACCCGCGAGGAGAACAAAGAAGTCAAAGCCGGGAGGCTGCCGGAGCGCTGGGATGA
- a CDS encoding IS256 family transposase: MTLTHSGASELSQLMEGTTAGALIPEIVRRGFQDLLEAEVSALTGAQLHERCPDQRSTHRNGYRERLLTTQVGDLSLAIPRLRQGSFFPSWLEPRRRVDKALYAVVMEAYTGGISTRKVDALVEALGGASGISKSEVSRICQGLDEQVKAFLGRPLDHARFPYVYLDATYLHGRLGRNMQVVSRAVVVAIGINALGYREVLGIAVGDSEAEGFWRQFLGSLKERGLDGTRLVISDAHLGLTAAIKRMFQGSSWQRCRVHFLRNLLSHVPKAGQDMVAAAMKAVFVIQAPDQVRAHWQRVTEMLRKQFPGAVPVMEAARDDVLAFLHFPQEHWRKVWSTNPLERLNKEIKRRTNVVGIFPNDPAIVRLVGSQLLEQQEEWQLERRRFFSEATMAKIPEPEEPLELTDADPNAQPAATIS, encoded by the coding sequence ATGACCCTCACCCATAGTGGCGCCTCCGAGCTGAGCCAGCTCATGGAGGGCACCACCGCTGGCGCCCTGATCCCAGAGATCGTGCGCCGGGGTTTCCAGGACCTGCTGGAAGCCGAGGTTTCTGCCCTCACGGGCGCTCAACTCCATGAGCGCTGCCCCGATCAGCGCTCCACCCATCGCAACGGCTACCGGGAGCGGCTGCTCACCACCCAGGTGGGCGACCTCAGCCTGGCCATTCCCAGGTTGCGGCAGGGCAGCTTCTTTCCCAGCTGGCTGGAGCCACGCCGCCGGGTGGACAAGGCGCTCTACGCCGTGGTGATGGAGGCCTACACCGGCGGGATCTCCACCCGCAAGGTCGACGCCCTGGTGGAGGCGCTGGGCGGGGCCAGCGGCATCTCCAAATCGGAGGTGAGCCGCATCTGCCAGGGGCTCGATGAGCAGGTGAAAGCCTTTCTGGGCCGGCCGCTTGACCATGCCCGCTTTCCCTACGTCTACCTCGACGCCACCTACCTCCACGGCCGCCTGGGCCGAAATATGCAGGTGGTGTCGCGGGCGGTGGTGGTGGCGATCGGCATCAATGCCCTCGGCTACCGCGAAGTTCTCGGCATTGCCGTGGGCGACAGCGAGGCGGAGGGCTTCTGGCGTCAGTTCCTGGGCTCACTCAAGGAGCGTGGCCTCGACGGCACCCGCCTGGTGATCTCGGATGCCCACCTGGGCCTGACGGCAGCGATCAAGCGGATGTTCCAGGGCAGTAGCTGGCAGAGGTGCCGGGTGCACTTCCTGCGCAACCTGCTGAGCCATGTGCCCAAGGCCGGCCAGGACATGGTGGCCGCTGCCATGAAAGCGGTGTTCGTGATCCAGGCTCCAGATCAGGTGCGCGCCCACTGGCAGCGGGTCACCGAGATGCTGCGCAAGCAGTTCCCCGGCGCCGTGCCCGTGATGGAAGCCGCCCGGGACGACGTGCTGGCCTTCCTGCACTTCCCCCAGGAGCACTGGCGCAAGGTCTGGAGCACCAACCCGCTCGAGCGCCTCAACAAGGAGATCAAACGCCGCACCAACGTGGTCGGCATCTTCCCCAATGATCCAGCGATCGTGCGCCTGGTGGGCAGCCAGCTGCTGGAGCAGCAGGAGGAATGGCAGCTGGAGCGTCGCCGCTTCTTCTCTGAGGCCACCATGGCCAAGATCCCAGAGCCAGAAGAGCCCTTGGAGCTCACCGATGCAGATCCGAACGCCCAGCCGGCTGCAACCATCAGCTGA
- a CDS encoding HNH endonuclease — protein sequence MPPPPSAAFLRLRAFIAERMRMSHIYQPLMLMELLGRSSPAPAQDVARRILGEDVTQIEYYTERVKRMVGRVLTGNGITAYGNGAYSLIGGEELSDGERDELLELCRQRLDAFREQRGEEVFAHRSRHRSPISGSVKYRVLTRARGRCECCGAHEHQRAIEVDHIIPKNQGGSDDITNLQALCFRCNAGKRDTDCTDFRGLQARYGHPVAGCVFCALEGSGAASQQVV from the coding sequence ATGCCCCCGCCCCCCTCAGCTGCCTTCCTTCGCTTGCGCGCATTCATCGCCGAGCGGATGCGCATGAGCCACATCTACCAACCGCTCATGCTCATGGAGCTGCTGGGGAGGAGCAGCCCGGCCCCGGCGCAGGACGTGGCCCGGCGGATCCTGGGCGAAGACGTGACCCAGATCGAGTACTACACCGAACGGGTGAAGCGCATGGTGGGCCGGGTGCTCACCGGCAACGGCATCACCGCCTATGGCAACGGCGCCTACAGCCTGATCGGCGGCGAAGAGTTGAGCGACGGCGAGCGCGACGAGCTGCTGGAGCTCTGCCGCCAGCGCCTCGATGCCTTCCGCGAGCAGCGCGGCGAAGAGGTGTTTGCCCACCGCAGCCGCCACCGCAGCCCGATCAGCGGCTCGGTGAAATACAGGGTGCTCACACGCGCCCGGGGCCGCTGCGAGTGCTGCGGTGCGCACGAGCACCAGCGGGCCATCGAGGTGGACCACATCATCCCGAAGAACCAGGGCGGCTCAGACGACATCACCAACCTGCAGGCCCTCTGCTTCCGCTGCAACGCCGGAAAGCGCGACACCGACTGCACCGACTTCCGCGGCTTGCAGGCCCGCTACGGCCACCCCGTAGCGGGCTGTGTGTTCTGCGCGCTGGAGGGCAGCGGAGCGGCGTCCCAGCAAGTGGTGTAA
- a CDS encoding type II toxin-antitoxin system RelE/ParE family toxin, producing the protein MAFRKLAILDAAACLNDLQVPPGNRLEPLRGNRHGQHSIRINDQFRLCFVWTEAGPEEVEIVDDH; encoded by the coding sequence GTGGCTTTCCGGAAGCTCGCCATCCTTGATGCGGCCGCCTGCCTCAACGATTTACAAGTTCCACCAGGCAATCGCCTGGAGCCACTCAGGGGGAACCGCCATGGCCAGCACAGCATCCGCATCAACGACCAGTTCCGGCTCTGCTTTGTCTGGACGGAAGCAGGGCCAGAGGAGGTCGAGATCGTTGACGACCACTGA
- a CDS encoding HigA family addiction module antitoxin: MLVPPGEVLLEEFLRPMGISQYRLALAIGVPESRINAIVKGRRAITADTDLRLCRFFGLSEGFWLRMQGSHDLKQAKQALASVLPAIVPIQPMA, translated from the coding sequence ATGCTCGTGCCCCCGGGCGAGGTGCTGCTGGAGGAGTTTCTGCGGCCCATGGGGATCAGCCAGTACCGGTTGGCGCTGGCGATCGGCGTACCGGAGAGCCGCATCAACGCAATCGTCAAAGGGCGGCGGGCGATCACTGCCGACACCGATCTGCGCCTGTGCCGTTTCTTCGGCCTGAGCGAGGGCTTCTGGCTGAGGATGCAAGGGAGCCATGATCTGAAGCAGGCCAAGCAGGCCTTGGCAAGCGTGCTGCCGGCAATCGTGCCCATCCAACCAATGGCGTGA